The Henckelia pumila isolate YLH828 chromosome 2, ASM3356847v2, whole genome shotgun sequence genome includes a window with the following:
- the LOC140878618 gene encoding caffeic acid 3-O-methyltransferase-like — MEKQVVHDIYYKHGNQEDDETFVGCLVACGSHVLRLVLNTSIQLDLFEIIDKSDDGAHISTSEIASQLQTRNVEGAARVLDSMLRVLVTHSFLTFSTSTDHGSTTELRYGIAPKGKFLVPNERGVSLAKFYALTAEQERSYPFIALKDAVLEGGNLFENAENHYEDIGSNPDSKKIFHDALGSLSTLSLQQIVTVYNGFEGLRTLVDVGGGNGATLGIIISKYSSIRGINFDSPEVIRTAPTYEGVEHISGDMFVQVPKGDAIILKAVLHNWGSKKCVKLLKNCYEALPKKGKVIVLEHILHEIPGTDVYSQQGSLWNIVMLSMNGKERTKGEYEALAMEAGFAEFKVLCRAYGVYVMELVKF; from the exons ATGGAGAAGCAAGTCGTCCATGATATTTACTACAAACATGGCAACCAAGAAGATGATGAAACATTTGTTGGGTGCCTGGTTGCATGTGGATCCCACGTCCTCCGATTGGTTTTGAACACTTCCATTCAACTCGACCTATTCGAGATCATCGACAAGTCCGATGATGGGGCCCACATCTCGACTTCTGAGATCGCTTCTCAGCTTCAAACGCGTAACGTTGAGGGAGCAGCCCGAGTGCTTGACTCTATGCTTCGGGTGCTGGTCACTCATTCTTTCCTTACTTTTTCCACAAGTACTGATCATGGTTCCACAACTGAATTGCGTTATGGGATTGCACCAAAAGGAAAGTTCTTAGTTCCAAATGAGAGAGGGGTATCGTTGGCAAAATTTTATGCCCTAACGGCCGAACAAGAACGTAGCTACCCGTT cATTGCATTAAAAGATGCGGTTCTTGAAGGTggaaatttatttgaaaatgcCGAGAATCATTACGAAGACATAGGATCAAACCCTGATTCAAAGAAAATATTCCACGACGCACTGGGAAGTCTATCTACTCTATCTTTGCAACAAATTGTTACAGTATACAATGGTTTCGAGGGATTGCGCACGTTAGTGGATGTTGGTGGTGGTAACGGTGCGACTCTTGGAATTATTATTTCTAAGTACTCTTCGATTCGTGGCATTAACTTCGATTCACCAGAGGTCATACGAACTGCCCCAACCTATGAAG GAGTGGAACACATTAGCGGTGATATGTTCGTCCAAGTGCCCAAGGGAGATGCAATTATTTTGAAG GCAGTGCTGCACAATTGGGGTTCTAAAAAATGTGTGAAACTTCTTAAAAATTGCTACGAAGCATTGCCAAAGAAAGGAAAGGTGATAGTGCTGGAACACATTCTTCAtgaaatcccgggaactgatgtaTATTCACAACAAGGTTCTCTCTGGAACATCGTCATGTTATCGATGAACGGAAAAGAAAGAACTAAGGGCGAGTATGAGGCCTTGGCGATGGAAGCTGGATTTGCAGAGTTTAAGGTTCTCTGTCGTGCCTATGGAGTATATGTTATGGAACTTGTTAAATTCTAA